The following coding sequences lie in one Rutidosis leptorrhynchoides isolate AG116_Rl617_1_P2 chromosome 4, CSIRO_AGI_Rlap_v1, whole genome shotgun sequence genomic window:
- the LOC139844248 gene encoding uncharacterized protein: protein MAISAITAAVTTTTIRYPFLSPTTLTLHFIKRHRSHPRNFSTTMTSSASKTPSPELKTTAPYGSWSSPITSDVVSGASKGLGGTAVDSHGRLFWLESRPTESGRSVLVKSGNDENDEVIDVTPKEFSVRTVAQEYGGGAFSISGETVVFSNYKDQRLYKQSIESKDLVPVALTPDYGGSTVSYADGVFDTLLNRFITVREDRRESSLNAITSIVSVELSDTTIQEPKVLVGGNDFYAFPRLDPKCRRLAWIEWGHPNMPWDRSELWVGYISESGDVYKRVCVAGGDPTIIESPTEPNWSDEGELFFITDRKSGFWNLHRWVESDNSVVPLYSLDAEFAGPLWVFGMNSYEIIKEQKNLIACSYRQKGRSYLGILNKDTSSLSVLQTPFTDIMNITSGVHCLYVEGASGVHPMSIAKVTLDDVALNVADFQIVWSSSPTSSEYKSYFSSPEFIEFPTEVAGEMAYAYYYPPTNPVYHATQEEKPPMLLKSHGGPTAEARGILNLNIQFWTSRGWAFVDVNYGGSTGYGRAFRERLLNRWGIVDVDDCCSCAQFLVKSGKADGERLCITGGSAGGYTTLAALAFKNTFKAGASLYGVADLKLLKEETHKFESRYMDNLVGGEKEFFDRSPINFVDQFSCPIILFQGLEDKVVPPAQARKIYQALKAKGLPVALVEYEGEQHGFRKAENIKFTLEQQMVFFARLVGHFKVADEIVPIKIDNFD from the exons ATGGCAATTTCAGCCATAACCGCCGcggtcaccaccaccaccattcgaTACCCCTTTCTATCTCCCACCACTCTCACTCTACACTTCATTAAACGACACCGTTCTCACCCTCGTAACTTCAGTACAACAATGACGTCATCAGCTTCCAAAACACCTTCACCGGAGCTAAAAACCACTGCACCGTACGGTTCCTGGTCATCTCCGATCACCTCTGACGTCGTTTCCGGCGCCTCCAAAGGTCTCGGTGGCACCGCCGTTGACTCTCACGGCCGTCTGTTCTGGCTCGAGTCACGTCCTACAGAATCAGG ACGTTCGGTTTTAGTTAAAAGTGgaaatgatgaaaatgatgaagtGATTGATGTAACACCAAAAGAGTTTTCGGTCCGTACAGTTGCTCAAGAGTATGGTGGTGGTGCATTTTCTATTTCAGGGGAGACTGTTGTTTTTTCAAATTATAAAGACCAAAGACTGTACAAGCAGTCTATAGAATCAAAAG ATTTGGTACCTGTGGCACTTACTCCTGATTATGGTGGATCTACGGTGAGCTATGCTGATGGAGTTTTTGATACGTTGCTTAATCGGTTTATCACTGTTAGGGAAG ATCGACGTGAAAGTAGTTTGAATGCAATTACAAGTATTGTCTCTGTGGAACTAAGCGATACAACTATTCAAG AACCAAAAGTTTTAGTTGGCGGAAATGATTTTTATGCATTTCCGAGACTGGATCCTAAGTGTAGAAGGTTGGCATGGATTGAATGGGGACACCCTAACATGCCATGGGATAGATCGGAACTTTGGGTCGGCTATATTTCAGAAAGCGG AGATGTCTACAAACGTGTATGTGTTGCTGGGGGTGATCCTACAATAATAGAATCTCCAACTGAACCAAATTGGTCTGATGAAG GTGAATTATTCTTCATCACCGATAGGAAAAGTGGATTTTGGAATCTACACAGATGG GTTGAATCTGATAACTCAGTGGTGCCATTATATTCATTAGACGCTGAGTTTGCAGGACCATTATGGGTTTTTGGCATGAACTCCTATGAGATTATAAAGGAGCAGAAGAACTTAATTGCTTGCAGTTACAG GCAGAAAGGAAGGTCGTATCTTGGAATATTGAACAAAGATACGAGTTCCTTATCCGTCCTCCAGACTCCTTTTACAGATATTATGAATATT acttCAGGTGTACACTGCTTGTATGTTGAGGGAGCATCTGGAGTTCACCCTATGTCAATAGCTAAG GTGACTTTAGATGATGTGGCATTAAACGTAGCTGATTTCCAAATTGTTTGGTCTTCTTCACCTACCAGTTCAGAATATAAGTCTTACTTTAGCTCTCCAGAGTTCATTGAGTTTCCAACTGAAGTTGCTGGTGAGATGGCGTATGCATACTATTATCCGCCAACAAATCCCGTTTATCATGCCACTCAAGAAGAAAAACCTCCCATGCTTTTGAAGAGTCACG GAGGGCCCACAGCTGAGGCACGTGGAATCTTAAATCTTAACATCCAGTTTTGGACTAGCCGTGGTTGGGCTTTTGTGGATGTAAATTATGGTGGAAGTACTG GATATGGGCGTGCATTTCGTGAAAGGCTTCTGAATCGGTGGGGTATAGTTGATGTTGATGATTGTTGCAGTTGTGCTCAGTTCTTG GTGAAAAGTGGAAAGGCGGATGGTGAAAGACTCTGCATTACAGGAGGGTCTGCCGGTGGTTACACAACGCTGGCTGCACTTGCATTTAAGAATACGTTCAAGGCTGGAGCTTCGTTGTATGGT GTAGCTGACCTGAAGTTGTTAAAAGAAGAAACTCACAAATTTGAATCCCGATACATGGATAATCTTGTTG GGGGTGAAAAAGAGTTCTTCGATAGATCACCTATCAATTTTGTTGATCAATTTTCTTGCcccataatcctttttcaaggattgGAAGACAAG GTTGTGCCTCCTGCTCAAGCAAGAAAAATTTATCAAGCCTTGAAAGCAAAAGGATTGCCGGTTGCTTTGGTGGAATATGAAGGGGAGCAGCATGGTTTCCGTAAG GCTGAAAATATTAAATTCACACTGGAACAGCAGATGGTGTTTTTCGCACGTTTGGTGGGACACTTTAAGGTTGCTGACGAAATTGTTCCCATTAAGATTGATAACTTTGACTAA